Proteins from a single region of Melanotaenia boesemani isolate fMelBoe1 chromosome 3, fMelBoe1.pri, whole genome shotgun sequence:
- the LOC121636949 gene encoding odorant receptor 131-2-like produces the protein MNSSSNGYNVSSSLTSRDSLSTAVAKNVIVVGLGLTINYINGTLVHTFRKHQVFNMNPRYILFIHLVLNDMIQLTVTISLFILIYVFYMINASLCCFIITFAVFTNLNTPLNLAAMAVECYIAVCFPLRHSQLCTIKRTYSLIGCIWALSAVSVLPDIFIILATEPEWLFHSTIFCERDNLFRHPVSLKKRDVSHLLYLTVVWLVLLCTYFRIFLAAKTVNSVEGNFKKARNTILLHGFQLLLSMLTYVAPALTQILFKWFPKYYVQILFVNYLFVQIFPRFVSPIVYGLRDKTFRQYLKKHLTCTMTTEKLI, from the exons ATGAATTCCTCATCAAATGGCTATAATGTGTCAAGCAGCCTGACTTCTCGTGATTCTCTGAGCACAGCTGTGGCCAAAAATGTGATTGTAGTGGGTCTTGGCCTCACCATCAACTATATCAATGGTACTCTGGTTCACACCTTCAGAAAACACCAG GTATTTAATATGAATCCTCGTTACATCCTGTTCATCCACCTCGTGTTGAACGATATGATCCAGCTTACTGTAACAATCAGCTTGTTCATATTAATTTATGTCTTCTACATGATTAATGCTTCTCTCTGTTGCTTCATCATTACCTTTGCTGTTTTCACTAATCTCAACACCCCACTAAATTTAGCTGCAATGGCAGTGGAGTGCTAcattgctgtttgttttccacTGCGGCACTCTCAGCTGTGTACCATTAAAAGAACATATAGTCTGATAGGTTGTATTTGGGCTCTGAGTGCAGTATCAGTTCTGCCAGACATCTTTATTATTCTGGCAACAGAGCCTGAATGGTTATTTCACTCCACTATATTTTGTGAGAGGGACAACTTGTTCCGACATCCAGTcagtttaaaaaagagagatgttTCTCACCTGCTTTATCTAACTGTAGTTTGGCTCGTCCTCCTCTGCACCTACTTCAGGATCTTCTTAGCTGCTAAAACTGTTAATTCAGTAGagggaaattttaaaaaggccAGGAATACTATCCTGCTACATGGCTTTCAGTTATTGCTGAGTATGTTAACTTATGTAGCCCCTGCATTAACACAGATTTTGTTTAAGTGGTTCCCTAAATATTACGTGCAAATACTCTTTGTTAATTACCTATTTGTTCAGATTTTCCCCAGGTTTGTCAGTCCTATTGTATACGGACTACGAGACAAGACATTCAGACAGTATTTGAAAAAGCATCTGACATGTACCATGACAacagaaaaactgatttaa
- the LOC121636812 gene encoding odorant receptor 131-2-like, giving the protein MNTSSTNVTLEVRYQDSFSKAVTKNIFVVVLGISINYVNVSLIVTFCKHQIFNMNPRYILFIHMVINDMIQVTLSITLFIISYTIYKLNVSVCCILILLTLFATENTPLNLACMAVECYIAVCIPLRYVQICTVKRTLTLIGLIWATSLLSVVPDLFITMATEPLDFFHSQVFCIRETVFRNPNLIKKRDITYLVFLVLVWFTIFYTYFKILFTAKTASKDAKKARNTIILHGFQVLLCMTTYASPMLLSVLQLLFPRDHNDLLFAYYIIVQVLPRAISPIIYGVRDNTFRKYLKRYLLCKAGVL; this is encoded by the exons ATGAACACATCATCCACCAATGTGACACTGGAGGTTCGATATCAAGATTCCTTCAGTAAAGCTGTGACCAAGAAcatatttgttgttgttcttgggATCTCCATCAACTATGTCAACGTCAGTCTCATTGTCACCTTCTGCAAACATCAG ATTTTTAACATGAATCCTCGGTATATCCTTTTTATTCACATGGTGATTAACGACATGATCCAAGTGACTCTGTCCATCACGCTATTCATCATCAGCTACACCATCTACAAACTCAATGTCTCAGTCTGTTGCATCCTGATCCTGCTCACTCTCTTCGCCACTGAAAACACCCCTCTGAACCTGGCCTGCATGGCAGTGGAGTGCTACATCGCCGTCTGCATCCCGCTTCGTTATGTTCAAATCTGCACTGTCAAAAGAACATTAACGCTGATTGGATTAATTTGGGCGACCAGCTTGTTGTCTGTTGTCCCTGATCTGTTCATCACTATGGCAACAGAGCCTTTGGATTTCTTTCATTCTCAAGTGTTTTGTATCAGAGAAACTGTGTTTAGAAATCCtaacttgataaaaaaaagagacatcaCATATTTAGTGTTTCTAGTTTTAGTGTGGTTCACAATTTTTTACACTTactttaagattttatttactgCAAAAACAGCAAGCAAAGATGCGAAGAAAGCCAGAAACACAATAATCCTGCATGGGTTTCAGGTGCTGCTGTGTATGACAACATATGCATCTCCTATGTTATTAAGTGTTCTGCAGCTATTGTTCCCCAGAGATCACAATGACCTCCTCTTTGCTTACTATATTATTGTGCAGGTTCTGCCAAGAGCCATAAGCCCAATCATTTATGGAGTACGAGACAATACTTTCAGAAAGTACTTAAAAAGGTATCTTCTATGTAAAGCTGGAGTACTCTAG
- the LOC121636813 gene encoding odorant receptor 131-2-like, whose protein sequence is MNTSSTNVTLEVRYQDSFSKAVTKNMIVIILGISINYVNTCLIHTFCKHQIFNMNPRYIFFIHMVINDMIQVTLSITLFIISYTIYKLSVSICCILIVVTIFVTENTPLNLACMAVECYIAVCIPLRYVQICTVKRTLMLIGLIWATSLLSVVPDLFITMATEPLDFFHSQVFCIRETVFRNPNLIKKRDITYLVFLVLVWFTIFYTYFKILFTAKTASKDAKKARNTIILHGFQVLLCMTTYASPMLLSVLQQLFPKNHSDSLFACYIIAQILPRAISPIIYGVRDNTFRKYLKKYILCKVRVP, encoded by the exons ATGAACACATCATCTACCAATGTGACATTAGAGGTTCGATATCAAGATTCCTTCAGCAAAGCTGTGACCAAGAACATGATCGTCATCATTCTGGGGATTTCCATCAACTATGTCAACACCTGTCTCATTCACACCTTCTGCAAACACCAG ATTTTTAACATGAATCCTCGGTATATCTTTTTTATTCACATGGTGATTAATGACATGATCCAAGTGACTCTGTCCATCACACTATTCATCATCAGCTACACCATCTACAAACTCAGTGTTTCCATCTGTTGTATTCTGATTGTGGTCACTATCTTCGTTACTGAAAACACCCCTCTGAACCTGGCCTGCATGGCAGTGGAGTGCTACATCGCCGTCTGCATCCCGCTTCGTTACGTTCAAATCTGCACCGTCAAGAGAACATTGATGCTGATCGGATTAATTTGGGCGACCAGCTTGTTGTCTGTTGTCCCTGATCTGTTCATCACTATGGCAACAGAGCCTTTGGATTTCTTTCATTCTCAAGTGTTTTGTATCAGAGAAACTGTGTTTAGAAATCCTAACTTgataaaaaagagagacatCACATATTTAGTGTTTCTAGTTTTAGTGTGGTTCACAATTTTTTACACTTactttaagattttatttactgCAAAAACAGCAAGCAAAGATGCGAAGAAAGCCAGAAACACAATAATCCTGCATGGGTTTCAGGTGCTGCTGTGCATGACAACGTATGCATCTCCTATGTTATTAAGTGTTTTGCAGCAATTGTTCCCCAAGAACCACAGTGACTCTCTTTTTGCTTGCTATATTATTGCACAGATTCTGCCAAGAGCCATAAGCCCAATCATCTATGGAGTGCGAGACAATACTTTCAGGAAGTActtaaaaaagtatattttatgtaaagtcAGAGTACCATAG